The genome window GTTTTAAAGGACCAAAAGAAATTTGTGGAAAAGACTTAAACAATGAAGTTGTTGAAGTTGTGAATGCAGATAGCTACCTTGCTACTATCAATGAAGATGCGGATTTAGAATTCACTTTAATCATTGAAAAAGGTATAGGTTATGTGCCTTCTGAAGAAATTCAAAATTTCTTAGATCCTGAATTTATAGCACTTGATGCGTTCTTTACTCCGGTAAAACATGCAGTTTATGATATAGAAAAAGTGCTTTTTGAAGACAACCCAGATTATGAAAAAGTTGTTTTTACAATCACAACTGATGGTCAAATTTCACCAAGTGATGCTTTTAAAAATGCTTTAGAGGCAATGTATAAACAATTATCAGTGTTTGATAAAATTACTAATGCGCAAAGTGTTGTAAGAAGTCAAGCACCAAGTAATGAAGTAGAGCATGTGAAATTACTTCAAAATATAACTGAGTTAAACTTAAGCGCAAGAAGCTTTAACTGCCTAGAAAAAGCAAATGTAGTTTACATCGGTGAACTTGCTTTGATGAGTGTAAGTGAACTTGCAGATTTGAAAAATCTAGGTAAAAAATCTCTAGATGAGATCAAAAGCGTAATGGAATCTATAGGCTTCCCTATAGGAAATTCA of Campylobacter sp. 2014D-0216 contains these proteins:
- a CDS encoding DNA-directed RNA polymerase subunit alpha produces the protein MRHITTSAYTPTEFSIENISDTVAKVSAWPFEIGYAITLAHPLRRLLYSSTVGFAPTGVKIKGVAHEFDSMRGMLEDVALFIINLKKLRFKLKTESEKEIITFSFKGPKEICGKDLNNEVVEVVNADSYLATINEDADLEFTLIIEKGIGYVPSEEIQNFLDPEFIALDAFFTPVKHAVYDIEKVLFEDNPDYEKVVFTITTDGQISPSDAFKNALEAMYKQLSVFDKITNAQSVVRSQAPSNEVEHVKLLQNITELNLSARSFNCLEKANVVYIGELALMSVSELADLKNLGKKSLDEIKSVMESIGFPIGNSKLSDSAKETLKKKITELKAQNEG